One part of the Solanum stenotomum isolate F172 unplaced genomic scaffold, ASM1918654v1 scaffold17538, whole genome shotgun sequence genome encodes these proteins:
- the LOC125850503 gene encoding putative cyclin-D7-1, whose product MESLLCDEIWLEKEEGLKNDVENSCFFKSKEDCEEAFEILLDKEISYMPKIGYVKFIKENCFIDNARFKAIHWLIKSQRRWNLSFGTVFGAASYLDQFISLNKCQGWKYWMFELLSIACLSVASKFHETSPPQLLELQMEGVGHLFESTMIQRMELALLETLGWRLNSTTPYSYIELFQWSINSLKSVNDLLLRILLDAKFLEFRPCVIAQSVVTCISEDLSLLIDDSCFNNFTRLIPQDQKDDISKCQRMMINKQFLIKEFQELIITSGVFNYGPSSPVTVLTMDQHDLCDIPQGDINYISNANKRKRER is encoded by the exons ATGGAGAGTTTGCTTTGTGATGAAATTTGgctagaaaaagaagaaggattAAAAAATGATGTTGAAAATTCTTgcttttttaaatcaaaagaaGATTGTGAAGAAGCTTTTGAGATTTTATTAGACAAGGAAATAAGTTACATGCCTAAAATAGGCTATGTGAAGTTTATAAAAGAGAATTGTTTTATTGATAATGCAAGGTTCAAAGCTATTCATTGGCTTATTAAG TCTCAAAGGAGGTGGAATCTCTCATTTGGAACTGTATTTGGTGCTGCAAGTTACCTTGATCAGTTTATCTCTTTAAACAAGTGCCAG gGATGGAAATATTGGATGTTTGAGTTACTCTCAATTGCATGTTTGTCTGTGGCCTCTAAATTTCATGAAACAAGTCCCCCTCAATTGCTTGAATTACAg ATGGAAGGAGTTGGACATTTGTTTgaatcaacaatgattcaacgtATGGAATTGGCATTATTGGAGACTTTAGGATGGAGATTAAATTCTACAACACCATATTCATATATTGAATTATTTCAATGGAGTATTAATTCACTCAAAAGTGTCAATGACCTACTTCTTCGAATTCTTCTAG ATGCTAAATTCTTGGAGTTCAGGCCTTGTGTGATTGCACAATCTGTTGTTACATGCATTTCTGAAGATTTGTCTCTATTAATAGATGACTCTTGTTTCAATAATTTTACTAGGCTCATACCTCAAGATCAAAAG gATGATATAAGCAAGTGTCAAAGAATGATGATAAATAAACAATTCTTGATTAAGGAATTTCAAGAATTAATCATAACAAGTGGAGTTTTTAATTATGGCCCTTCAAGTCCAGTAACTGTATTGACAATGGATCAACATGACTTGTGTGATATTCCTCAAGGGGACATCAATTACATTTCTAATGCTAATAAACGTAAAAGGGAACGTTGA
- the LOC125850483 gene encoding laccase-17-like yields the protein MQNVTRLCHTKSIVTVNGQFPGPRIVAREGDRLEIEVVNHVHNNISIHWHGIRQVRSGWADGPAYVTQCPIQTGQKYLYNFTIIGQRGTFWWHAHISWLRSTLYGPIIILPKKNTPYPFAKPYKEVPIIFGEWFNVDTEAVISQALQTGGGPNVSDAYTINGLPGPLYNCSSKDTFELKVKPGKTYLLRLINAALNDELFFSIANHTLQIIDADGVYVKPFETNTLIITPGQTHNEPHFPNATFYMTARPYVTGPGTFDNSTVVGILEYESKTKLHLKNLPLFKPLLPALNDTNFVTNFTSRLRSLASPQFPANVPLNVDKRLFFTVGLGTSPCDQNKTCQGPNGTKFSASINNVSFILPTTALLQSHFFGQSKGVYKPDFPYSPLNWFNYTGNPPNNTLVHNDTKLMVLPFNTSVELVMQDTSILGLESHPLHLHGFNFFVVGQGFGNFDPNKDPSNFNLVDPIERNTVGVPSGGWVAIRFLADNPGVWFMHCHLEVHTSWGLKMAWLVQNGKLPNQKLPPPPMDLPKC from the exons ATGCAAAATGTGACACGACTATGTCACACGAAGAGTATAGTTACAGTAAATGGACAATTTCCTGGACCTAGAATTGTGGCTAGGGAAGGTGATCGTCTTGAAATTGAAGTTGTCAATCATGTTCACAACAACATTTCCATCCATTG GCATGGAATTCGACAAGTTCGTAGTGGATGGGCAGATGGACCAGCCTATGTAACACAATGTCCAATTCAAACaggccaaaaatatttgtataatttcactATAATTGGTCAAAGAGGAACTTTTTGGTGGCATGCACATATTTCATGGTTGAGATCAACTCTCTATGGTCCTATTATTATTCTTCCTAAGAAAAATACTCCTTATCCATTTGCTAAACCATACAAAGAAGTCCCCATCATCTTTG GAGAATGGTTCAATGTTGATACTGAAGCTGTAATTTCACAAGCTTTACAAACAGGTGGAGGTCCTAATGTTTCTGACGCTTATACTATCAATGGACTTCCTGGACCTTTATATAACTGCTCCTCAAAAG ATACTTTTGAACTAAAGGTGAAGCCTGGAAAGACATATCTTCTTCGATTGATCAACGCTGCACTTAATGATGAGCTTTTCTTCAGTATTGCAAATCATACTCTCCAAATTATCGATGCTGATGGAGTTTACGTTAAACCATTTGAGACAAATACACTTATTATTACACCAGGGCAAACACATAATGAGCCTCATTTTCCTAATGCCACATTTTACATGACTGCTCGACCTTATGTGACAGGCCCTGGTACATTTGACAACTCTACAGTTGTTGGAATTTTAGAGTATGAATCAAAAACAAAACTCCATTTGAAAAATCTACCGCTCTTTAAACCGTTACTACCAGCTCTGAATGACACAAATTTTGTCACCAATTTTACAAGTAGATTAAGAAGTCTTGCGAGTCCTCAATTCCCTGCTAATGTACCTCTAAACGTCGATAAACGTTTGTTTTTCACAGTAGGACTTGGAACAAGTCCTTGTGATCAAAACAAAACATGTCAAGGACCTAATGGTACAAAATTTTCAGCTTCAATCAATAATGTGTCATTTATATTACCTACAACTGCTCTTCTTCAATCTCATTTCTTTGGACAATCCAAAGGTGTATACAAACCTGATTTTCCTTATAGTCCTTTAAATTGGTTTAATTACACTGGAAATCCTCCAAATAACACTCTTGTTCATAATGACACTAAACTTATGGTTTTGCCATTTAACACAAGTGTGGAGTTAGTAATGCAAGATACAAGCATTCTTGGTCTTGAAAGTCATCCTCTTCATCTCCATGGATTTAATTTCTTTGTTGTTGGACAAGGATTTGGAAATTTTGACCCTAATAAGGATCCATCAAACTTCAACCTTGTTGATCCTATTGAAAGGAATACTGTGGGTGTCCCTTCTGGTGGTTGGGTTGCTATTCGATTTCTCGCGGATAATCCAG GAGTGTGGTTTATGCATTGTCACTTGGAAGTTCATACAAGTTGGGGATTGAAAATGGCTTGGTTGGttcaaaatggaaaacttcCAAATCAAAAGTTGCCTCCTCCACCAATGGATCTTCCCAAATGTTGA